One window of the Trifolium pratense cultivar HEN17-A07 linkage group LG2, ARS_RC_1.1, whole genome shotgun sequence genome contains the following:
- the LOC123906700 gene encoding sodium transporter HKT1-like isoform X1, with the protein MKNSQFNFNARSISFKFNNFFIQLCYFIILSLFGYLGLKLSNPRSSFRPNDLDLFYTSVSASTVSSMTSIEMEVFSNFQLILLTFLMFVGGEVFTSMLQLFLDRFFSFTQKNHCLKNECSSINNNNNNNNYPPIKISQIELGLVSMPQSENQTQSDNNNKDKIKYNSLRYLSYVVLGYLMLVHFFGFSLVTLYIANIPSAKNVLKNKGIKIETFSLFTIVSTFASCGYVPTNENMIVFKKNSGLLLLILPHILLGNTLYPPCLRLFIKVLKSVTKREEFSYLLKNSKEMGYDHLLSSIHCWLLVVTVFGFNVIQFVLFCSMEWNSKIMEGLNLYEKVVASLFQVTNARHTGESVFDLSTISSAILVIFVVMMYLPPYTTFLPVRDHKSIDVKRSEQKSLVECLVFSQLSYLVIFIILICITERQSLKEDPLNFNVLNITLEVISGYGNVGFSTGYSCSRQLKPDSMCKDSWIGFSGRWSTQGKFILILIMFFGRLKKFNMNGGKAWHLS; encoded by the exons ATGAAGAACTCACAATTCAACTTCAATGCTCGTTCTATatccttcaaattcaacaattttttcattcaactttGTTATTTCATTATCCTTTCTCTATTTGGTTACTTGGGTCTCAAGCTTTCAAATCCAAGATCTTCTTTTAGACCCAATGACTTAGATCTTTTTTACACTTCTGTTTCTGCCTCCACTGTTTCTAGCATGACATCAATAGAAATGGAAGTTTTCTCTAATTTTCAGCTCATTCTTCTTACCTTTCTTATGTTCGTCGGTGGTGAAGTTTTTACTTCCATGCTTCAACTTTTTCTTGATAGGTTCTTCAGtttcacacaaaaaaatcaCTGTCTCAAAAATGAATGTAgtagtattaataataataataataataataattatccTCCAATTAAGATTAGTCAAATTGAACTTGGTTTAGTTTCTATGCCTCAATCAGAAAACCAAACACAAAGTGATAATAACAATAAAGACAAAATTAAGTATAATTCTCTTAGGTATTTAAGTTATGTAGTTTTGGGTTACCTTATGTTGgttcatttttttggttttagtttgGTCACTTTGTACATAGCCAATATACCAAGTGCTAAAAATGTACTAAAAAACAAAGGTATCAAGATAGAAACATTTTCTTTATTTACTATAGTTTCCACATTTGCAAGTTGTGGATATGTACCAACAAATGAGAACATGATAGTTTTCAAGAAGAATTCAGGACTTCTACTTCTTATTCTTCCACATATACTTTTAGGTAATACCCTTTACCCACCATGTTTAAGGCTTTTCATAAAGGTTTTGAAAAGTGTTACTAAAAGAGAAGAATTCTCTTACTTGTTGAAGAATTCAAAGGAAATGGGTTATGACCATTTGCTCTCTAGTATTCATTGTTGGCTTCTTGTTGTTACGGTATTTGGTTTCAATGTGATTCAATTTGTATTGTTCTGTTCCATGGAGTGGAATTCAAAGATTATGGAGGGTCTTAATCTCTATGAGAAAGTGGTTGCGTCTTTGTTTCAAGTTACAAACGCTAGACATACTGGTGAATCTGTTTTCGATCTCTCTACTATCTCGTCAGCCATATTGGTGATCTTCGTCGTCATGAT GTATCTCCCACCATACACAACATTTTTACCTGTAAGGGACCACAAGAGTATTGATGTGAAGAGATCAGAACAAAAAAGCTTAGTGGAGTGTCTTGTCTTCTCTCAACTATCTTACTTGGTTATTTTCATTATTCTCATTTGCATCACTGAGAGACAAAGCTTAAAAGAGGATCCCCTCAACTTCAATGTCTTGAATATCACACTAGAAGTCATCAG TGGTTATGGGAACGTAGGGTTCTCAACAGGATATAGCTGTTCAAGGCAATTGAAACCTGATTCAATGTGCAAAGATTCATGGATTGGATTTTCAGGTAGGTGGAGTACACAAGGAAAGTTTATACTTATCTTGATAATGTTCTTTGGGAGGctcaagaaattcaatatgaatgGAGGCAAAGCCTGGCACCTGTCCTAG
- the LOC123906700 gene encoding sodium transporter HKT1-like isoform X2: MKNSQFNFNARSISFKFNNFFIQLCYFIILSLFGYLGLKLSNPRSSFRPNDLDLFYTSVSASTVSSMTSIEMEVFSNFQLILLTFLMFVGGEVFTSMLQLFLDRFFSFTQKNHCLKNECSSINNNNNNNNYPPIKISQIELGLVSMPQSENQTQSDNNNKDKIKYNSLRYLSYVVLGYLMLVHFFGFSLVTLYIANIPSAKNVLKNKGIKIETFSLFTIVSTFASCGYVPTNENMIVFKKNSGLLLLILPHILLGNTLYPPCLRLFIKVLKSVTKREEFSYLLKNSKEMGYDHLLSSIHCWLLVVTVFGFNVIQFVLFCSMEWNSKIMEGLNLYEKVVASLFQVTNARHTGESVFDLSTISSAILVIFVVMMYLPPYTTFLPVRDHKSIDVKRSEQKSLVECLVFSQLSYLVIFIILICITERQSLKEDPLNFNVLNITLEVIR; the protein is encoded by the exons ATGAAGAACTCACAATTCAACTTCAATGCTCGTTCTATatccttcaaattcaacaattttttcattcaactttGTTATTTCATTATCCTTTCTCTATTTGGTTACTTGGGTCTCAAGCTTTCAAATCCAAGATCTTCTTTTAGACCCAATGACTTAGATCTTTTTTACACTTCTGTTTCTGCCTCCACTGTTTCTAGCATGACATCAATAGAAATGGAAGTTTTCTCTAATTTTCAGCTCATTCTTCTTACCTTTCTTATGTTCGTCGGTGGTGAAGTTTTTACTTCCATGCTTCAACTTTTTCTTGATAGGTTCTTCAGtttcacacaaaaaaatcaCTGTCTCAAAAATGAATGTAgtagtattaataataataataataataataattatccTCCAATTAAGATTAGTCAAATTGAACTTGGTTTAGTTTCTATGCCTCAATCAGAAAACCAAACACAAAGTGATAATAACAATAAAGACAAAATTAAGTATAATTCTCTTAGGTATTTAAGTTATGTAGTTTTGGGTTACCTTATGTTGgttcatttttttggttttagtttgGTCACTTTGTACATAGCCAATATACCAAGTGCTAAAAATGTACTAAAAAACAAAGGTATCAAGATAGAAACATTTTCTTTATTTACTATAGTTTCCACATTTGCAAGTTGTGGATATGTACCAACAAATGAGAACATGATAGTTTTCAAGAAGAATTCAGGACTTCTACTTCTTATTCTTCCACATATACTTTTAGGTAATACCCTTTACCCACCATGTTTAAGGCTTTTCATAAAGGTTTTGAAAAGTGTTACTAAAAGAGAAGAATTCTCTTACTTGTTGAAGAATTCAAAGGAAATGGGTTATGACCATTTGCTCTCTAGTATTCATTGTTGGCTTCTTGTTGTTACGGTATTTGGTTTCAATGTGATTCAATTTGTATTGTTCTGTTCCATGGAGTGGAATTCAAAGATTATGGAGGGTCTTAATCTCTATGAGAAAGTGGTTGCGTCTTTGTTTCAAGTTACAAACGCTAGACATACTGGTGAATCTGTTTTCGATCTCTCTACTATCTCGTCAGCCATATTGGTGATCTTCGTCGTCATGAT GTATCTCCCACCATACACAACATTTTTACCTGTAAGGGACCACAAGAGTATTGATGTGAAGAGATCAGAACAAAAAAGCTTAGTGGAGTGTCTTGTCTTCTCTCAACTATCTTACTTGGTTATTTTCATTATTCTCATTTGCATCACTGAGAGACAAAGCTTAAAAGAGGATCCCCTCAACTTCAATGTCTTGAATATCACACTAGAAGTCATCAG GTAG